In the Deltaproteobacteria bacterium genome, CTCCCCGAGGACGATCCCCGGCTCGCGAAGCTCGATCCCGAGCAGGCGGCGAAGCTGGCTCCCGTGCTCGACGCGATGGACAAGATCATCGCCCGCGCGCAGGCCAACGCCGCCGGGCGAGAGGGCGCGGCGATGGCGCCGCAAGGCGAGCCGGTGCCCGAGGAGACGCCCCCGGCCCCCTTCCCCACCGATCGTGAGGGCATCCAGGCCGCGATCCGGACCGCCCTCCCGGCGGTGAAGGAGTGCTACGAGGCCTGGCTCCTGGCCAACCCGGAGCTGGAGGGGAAGCTCACGGTCGCGTTCGAGATCCTCCCGGATCACGATGACCCCACCCTGGGAGTGATCGACTCGGCCAAGGTACAGGAGAGCGGCCTGGGGAACGCCTTCCTGGACGGCTGCGTGGTAGCCTCCCTCGGCGACCTCGTCTTCGAGGCGCCCGCCGACGGGAAGGTATCCGTCACCTACCCCTTCCGGTTCGAGCACAGGGAGAACCCATGAGCACCCCCAACCTCGCCATCTTCGCGGACTTCGAGAACGTCGCCATCGGCGTGCGAGACGCCAAGTACGACAAGTTCGACGTGAGCCTGGTGCTCGAGCGCCTCCTCGACAAGGGGAAGATCGTGGTGAAGAAGGCCTACGCCGACTGGGACCGCTACAAGGCGGACCGCCGGCCCCTGCACGAGGCGGCCTTCGAGCTCATCGAGATCCCCCACGTCTCCTACTCGGGGAAGAACTCGGCCGACATCCGGATGGTCGTGGACGCCCTGGACCTCTGCTACACGAAGGAGCACGTGCAGGTCTTCGTGATCGTCAGCGGGGACTCGGACTTCTCTCCCCTGGTGAGCAAGCTGCGGGAGAACGACAAGACGGTCATCGGGGTCGGGGTGAAGAACTCCTCCAGCGACCTGCTCATCGAGAACTGCGACGAGTTCATCTACTACGACGAGCTGGTCCAGAAGAAGGACGGCCGGGGACGCCGCAAGAAGAGCTCGGGCGGCGCCCGGAAGAGCAAGAAGGCCGCGGCCCGGACCGAGAAGCCGGCCGAGGGAGAGGGCGACCCCCAGGAGGCCTTCGCCCTGGTCATCGATCAGGTCGAGGCCCTGCTCGCCGAGCGCGATCAGCCGCCGCACGCCTCGATGGTGAAGCAGACCCTCAAGCGCAAGCGGCCGAACTTCAGCGAGGGCTACTACGGCTTCCGCACCTTCAACGACCTGGTCGAGGAGGCGGAGCGGCGGGGTCTGCTCGTCCTCACCAAGGACCAGAAGGGCGGCGGCTACGTCGTCGAGGGGCTGGGCGAGGAGGCCTGATTCCCCGTCTGGAGGCCTCCCTCCGGCCCGGGAACGCAGCTGCCCGGCGCGTCGTTGTATGACGCGCTGAGCCAGAGTATAGAGGGGCCCTCGCGGCGCCCTCCCCTCCACCGCTTCGGGCGCCGTGTCCCTTCTCTTCGACACGAGGACTCCCCCATGACGGCACGCATCATCTGGACGAAGATCGACGAGGCTCCGGCGCTCGCCACCTACTCCCTGCTCCCCATCGTGCAGGCCTACCTGAAGGGCACCGGCATCGAGGTCGAGACGAGCGACATCTCCCTCGCCGGCCGGATCATCGCCAACTTCCCCGAGAAGCTCTCCGACGATCAGAAGGTCGCCGATCACCTGACCGAGCTCGGCGAGCTCGCCAAGACGCCGGCGGCGAACATCATCAAGCTGCCGAACATCTCGGCCTCGATCCCCCAGCTCCAGGACGCCATCAAGGAGCTCCAGGAGAAGGGCTACGACATCCCGGACTATCCGGAGGAGCCCAAGACCGACGAGGAGAAGGCCCTGCAGAAGCGCTTCGCCGCCTGCCTCGGCTCGGCGGTGAACCCGGTGCTGCGTGAGGGCAACTCCGACCGCCGCGCCGCGACCAGCGTGAAGAAGTTCGCCCAGAAGCACCCGCACCGGATGATGAAGCCCTGGCCCGAGTCCGGCTCCAAGGCCCGCGTCGCCCACATGGACGACAAGGACTTCTACGCGTCCGAGAAGTCGATCACCATGAAGGCCGCCGGCGAGGTCCGCATCGAGTTCGTCGGCGACGGCGAGACCAAGGTCCTGAAGGAGAGCCTGAAGCTGCAGGAGGGCGAGGTTGTAGACAGCTCCGTGATGAACGTCGCCGCGCTGCGGAAGTTCTACGCCGAGCAGATCGAGGAGGCGAAGAAGGACGGCGTCCTGCTCTCGCTGCACCTCAAGGCGACCATGATGAAGATCTCCGATCCCATCATGTTCGGCCACGCCGTCTCGGTGTACTACGCCGCCGCCCTCGACAAGCACGCCGCCGCCCTCAAGGAGATCGGCGCCAACGTGAACAACGGCCTGCAGGACGTGCTCGACAAGCTCGACCGCCTGCCCGCCGACAAGAAGGCCGAGATCGAGGCGGACATCGCCGCGGTCTACGAGACCCAGCCGGCCCTGGCGATGGTCGACTCCCGCAAGGGCATCACCAACCTGCACGTCCCCAACAACATCATCGTCGACGCCTCCATGCCGAACGTCGTGCGTGACGGCGGCAAGATGTGGAACAACGACGACGAGCTGCAGGACTGCATCGCGATGGTCCCCGATCGCTGCTACGCGACGATGTACGCGGAGATCCTCGAGGACGCGAAGGCCAAGGGCCAGTTCGATCCCTCCACCATGGGCAGCGTCTCGAACGTCGGCCTGATGGCGCAGAAGGCCGAGGAGTACGGCTCCCACGACAAGACCTTCGAGGCGCCGGCCAGCGGCAAGATCAACGTCGTCGACGCCGCCAGCGGCGAGGTCCTCCTCGAGCAGGTCGTCGAGAAGGGCGACATCTTCCGCGCCTGCCAGGCCAAGGACGAGCCGATCCGCGACTGGGTCAAGCTCGCCGTCACCCGCGCCCGCGCCTCGGGCGAGCCGGCCATCTTCTGGCTCGACGCCAACCGCGGCCACGACGCCCAGATCATCGAGAAGGTGAAGAAGTACCTCCCCGAGCACGACACCGCCGGTCTCACGATCGAGATCATGGACCCGCGCGCAGCCATGAAGTTCTCCCTCGAGCGCGTCCGCAAGGGCGAGAACACCATCGCGGTCACCGGCAACGTCCTTCGTGACTACCTCACCGATCTCTTCCCGATCCTCGAGCTCGGCACCTCCGCCCGGATGCTCTCGATCGTCCCCCTCCTCCAGGGAGGCGGCCTCTTCGAGACCGGCGCCGGCGGCTCCGCTCCGAAGCACGTGCAGCAGTTCCTCAAGGAGGGGCACCTGCGCTGGGACTCCCTGGGCGAGTACTGCGCCCTCGTGCCCTCGCTGGAGCAGGCCGCCAAGTTCTCGGGCAACGAGACCGCGAACCTGATGGCGAAGACCCTCGACACCGCCATCGGCACCTACCTCGAGAACGCCCGCTACCCCTCGCGGAAGGTCAACGAGATCGACAACCGGGGCAGCACCTTCTTCCTCGCCCTCTACTGGGCGCAGGCGCTGGCGGCCCAGGACGAGGACCCCAAGCTCAAGGCCCGCTTCAAGGAGGTCGCCGAGGAGCTCGGCAAGCACGAGGAGGCGATCGCCCAGGAGATGATCGACTGCCAGGGTGAAGCCGTCGACGTCGGCGGCTACTACCTCTTCGACGACGCCAAGACCGAGAAGGCCATGCGGCCGAGCGAGACCTTCAACAAGGTCATCGACGCGCTCTAGACCCCTCTGGAGCGTGACACCCGGGCCCGCGCCGCCTCTCTTCAGGTGGTGCGGGCCTTCGTGTCTCCGGGACTTTTTACCCGGGTAGTATTGCCTTCAGTATTTTTACCCGGATATAAATCGTCCCATGAACATCGATTCGAAGCTCCACGTCGCCTTCGTCGGCGAGCACCTGCTCGCCCGCGGTCCCCTCTCCGAGGTCGCGATGGCCATGAAGGCCCGCCTGGAGGCGGGCGAGAAGGGCCGGATCGCCCTCTACGAGGACGAGAGCGGCCGGGTGCTGGACCTCGATCTGCGAGGCACCGACGAGGAGGCCCTGGCCCGGCTCCCCGGAGGCGCCGCCGCCCCTCCGAGCAAGCGGGGTCCGGGGCGGCCGAAGCTGGGCGTGACCTCCCGGGAGATCTCCCTGCTCCCCCGCCACTGGGAGTGGCTCGCCGGCCAGCGGGGGGGCGCCTCCGCGACCCTGCGGCGGCTGGTGGACGAGGCCCGCAAGGCGGAGGTCCCGGCCGAGACGCTCCTGCGCCGCGCCCTCGACGCGGCCCACGCCTTCCTCTCGGATCTCAGCGGCGATCGAGCGGGCTTCGAGGAGGTGCTGCGAGCCCTCTACGCGAAGGACGTGGCGCGGGTCGGGGACCTCGTCGCCGACTGGCCGCACGACATCCGCGAGCAGCTGGAGCGCTACCTGGAGCGCGCCTCCGCGGCGCTCGCCCGCCAGGGCTGAGAGCCTCCGGGATCCTCGACGCACCCGGTCTTGAAAGGCCCCGGGGGCCGTGAGAAGGGAAGCCCTTTCCGCTGCTCCCGCGGCCGGGGTCGGGGACCCTTCTTTGGGCCCGTCGGGAGCTCCATCTCGCCGGAGGAGCGCATGGCCTCGCAAGGTCTCGACCAAGACACCCTGGATATGCTGCTGGACACCCTGCAGCGCTTCTCCGACCGGCAGATGCCGCCGGAGAAGCTCCTCGAGCTCGACGCGAAGAACGAGTTCCCGAAGCCCCTCATCGAAGAGATGCTCGGCCCCGACATCGGCCTGCACCTCCTCTTCATTCCGGAGGAGCAGGAGGGCCTGGGCGGCGGCGCCTACGACGTCTACCGGGTCTCCGAGGCCATGGCCCGCACCGACCTCGGCATCGCCACCGCCTTCCTGGCGATCTTCCTCGGCACCGATCCGATCGTGGTCGGCGGCACCGAGGCCCAGAAGCAGAAGTGGATGAGCAAGATCGCCGAGGGGCGCATCGTCGCCTACGCGGTGACCGAGCCCCTCGCCGGCTCGGAGCTCTCCAACATCAAGACCCGCGCCGAGCGGGTGATGGAGGGCGATCGGATCACGGGCTACAAGCTCAACGGCGCCAAGCAGTTCATCACCAACGGCTCGGTGGCCTCGATCTACACCGTGCTCGCCATGGCCCCGGACGGCCCGACCTTCTTCGTGGTCGAGGGTGGCACCGAGGGCTTCGAGCCCGGCAAGCACGAGGACAAGCACGGCATCCGCTCCTCGGACACCTCGCCCATCTCCATCGAGGACGTCTTCGTCCCCGTCGAGAACCTCCTCGGTGACGTCGAGGGCAAGGGCCTGATCCACGCCCAGTCGGTCTTCGGCTTCACCCGCCTGATGGTCGCCGCCTTCGGCCTCGGTGGGGGCGACGCGGCGATGAAGCGCGCCATCCGCTACTCGCGGGAGCGGATCCAGGCCGGCTCCCCCCTGTGCGAGAAGCCCGGCTACACCCACAAGCTCATCGTGCCGCACGTCACCACGCTGGAGGCCTGCCGCGCCTACACCGTCGAGACCGCCCGGCGCCTCGACGCCGGCGAGCCCGAGCTCCAGACCGAGGGCGCCATCGCCAAGCTGCTCGCCACCGAGGCGGGCAACGCCGCCGCCGACGCCGCGGTGCAGGCCCACGGTGGCTACGGCTACATCCGCGAGTACCAGGTCGAGAAGATCCGCCGCGACGTGCGCATCACGACCATCTACGAGGGCACCAGCGAGATCATGGAGTGGACGATCTCCCGCGACCGCTGGCGGACCCACCTGCAGCAGAAGGGTGAGTTCTACCGGCAGATGGCCTCGAGGCTCGAGACCCTCCACCGGGAGGACGACGCCGTCGGCGCGAGCGTCGCCGCCCTCGCCCTGCGCGCCCTCCTCGAGACCGTCGAGCGCGCCCGGGCCGCGAGGCTCACCCGCCACCAGCACCACCTCTTCCGCCTCGGCGAGCTCATGGCCAAGGCCGAGGTGGCCGCGAACTTCTCCCTCTACGCCGCCGGCAAGGGCAGCGAGCGCTACGCGGCCTACTTCGCCCCCAAGGCGCTGAAGGCCATGGCCCGGGTCTACGCCCGGGAGACCGCCCTCACCATCGCCGAGGGCTCCATCCGGATGCTGCGCGGCGGCGACGCCGTGAGCCCGGTGGAGATGCCCCAGCTCGAGAGGGACCTGGGCCTGACCGCCATCAACTCGGCGATGGGCGGCCAGGTCGCCGACCTCGACGAGGTCGCCCGGGCCATCAACGAACAGGACGCGGAGGCCGAGTAGGCCCCGTTCGCGAGTAGAGAGTCGTAGCTCTAGCAGGAGACCGTCGTGTCCAACGCCATCATCGATCCCAGCCAGCGCGCCGTCGCCGTCGTCGGACTCGGCGCCATCCTCCCCGACGCCAGCGACGTCGCCACCTTCTGGCAGAACGTCCTGGCCGGACGCAGCTCGATCACCGAGGTGCCCGCCAGCCGCTGGTCCGCCGCCGACTACTACGACCCGGACCCGGCCGTCCCGGACAAGACCTACTCGAAGATCGGCGGCTGGGTCGCCGACCAGCCCTTCGACTCGCGCAAGTACCGCATCCCCCCGAAGGTCGCCGATCAGATGGACGAGGGGCAGCGCTGGGGCGTGCTGGCCGCGGGTGAGGCCCTCGAGGATCTGAAGGCCCCCCTCGATCTGGAGAACACCGGCGTCATCGTCGGCAACGCCATGGGCGGCGAGAAGCACTACCGCTCCTCCCTGCGCCTCGCCGAGCCCGAGATCCTCGGCGCCCTCGAGGCCACCCCCGGCTGGGCGGGCCTCGACGCGGCGGCCCGCCAGGCGCTCGCCCGGGGGCTGCACGATCAGCTGGCCGCCCGCTACCCCGAGACCACCGAGGACACGATGCCCGGTGAGCTCACCAACATCATGTCCGGGCGCATCGCCGCGGTCTTCAACCTGCGGGGCCCGAACTACACCACCGACGCCGCCTGCGCCTCCTCCCTGGCCGCCCTCGACGCGGCGATCCAGGGCCTGGTCGATCGCCACTTCGACGCGGTGGTCACCGGCGGCATGGACCGCAACATGGGGGCGAGCACCTTCATCAAGTTCGCCAAGATCGGCGCGCTCTCCCCGGACGGCTCCCGCCCCTACGCGGCCGGCTCCAACGGCTTCGTCATGGGTGAGGGCGGCGCCCTCTTCGTCCTCAAGCGCCTCGCCGACGCCGAGCGCGACGGTGACCGCATCTACGCCGTGATCCGCTCGGTGGGCGCCTCCTCCGACGGCAAGGGCAAGGGCATCACTGCCCCCAACCCCATCGGCCAGATCCTCGCCGTGCAGCGGGCCTGGCAGCGGGCCGGCCTCGAGCCCAACACCGCCACCCTCATCGAGGGCCACGGCACCTCGACCCCGGTGGGCGACGTCGTGGAGGTCGAGTCCCTCGCCAAGGTCATCGGCCCGGGCGCGCGGCCCGGCAGCATCGCCCTGGGCTCGATCAAGTCGCAGATCGGCCACCTCAAGAGCGGCGCCGGCGCCGCGGGCCTGCTCAAGGCCGTGCTCGCCGTCCACCACAAGGTGCTGCCGCCCTCGATCAACTTCGGATCCCCGAACCCCAACGTCGACTACGCCGCGACGCCCTTCTTCGTGAACACCGAGGCCCGCACCTGGGAGCAGCCCGCGGGCGTGCCCCGGCGCGCCGGCGTCTCCGCCTTCGGCTTCGGCGGCACCAACTTCCACGTCGTGGTCGAGGAGCACCAGCCGGGCGTGCTGACCGCCCGGCAGCCGATGGTGTCGGTGCCGGCCGCGATCGGCGCCGCCGCCCAGGGCGGGGTGCAGGCCCTCCCCGCCCCCCTGGGCGATCTGCTCACCCTCGGGGCGAGCAGCGCCGACGCCCTGGCCTCGAAGCTGGGCGAGGCCCTCGAGACCGCGAAGCGCGGGCCGCTGCCCGAGCGGGTCGCCCCCTCGGGAGAGACCCTCGACGCCCCCCACCGCCTGGCCCTCGCCTTCGAGGATCGCGAGGACCTCCTCGACAAGGGCGAGCGCGCCCTGCAGGCCTTCGCCAAGGGCAAGCCGGCGGCCTGGCGCCGCCTGCGCTCGAAGGGTGGCCACTACGGCACCGGTGACGCTGGCAAGCTCGCCTTCCTCTATCCGGGCCAGGGCTCGCAGTACGTGAACATGCTGCGCTCGCTCCAGGACGAGGAGGTCGTGCGCCGAACCTTCGCCGAGGCCGACGAGGTGATGACGCCGATCCTCGGCAAGCCGCTCACCGAGTACGTCTTCTTCGACGGCGACGACGACGCCGCGAAGGCCGCGGCGGAGGAGGCCCTCAAGGACACCACCGTCTGCCAGCCGGCGGTGCTCGCCACCTCGGTGGCGCTGACCCGGCTCCTCGCCGAGCACGGCATCGTGCCCGACATGGTCATGGGCCACAGCCTCGGAGAGTGGGGCGCGGTGGTCGCCGCCGGGATGCTCCCCTTCGACAAGGCCCTGGTGGCCGTCAGCGCCCGCGCCCAGGGCATGGCCGAGGTCTCGCTCGACGACCCGGGGAAGATGGCCTCGGTGCTCGGCGCCCGCGCCGAGGTCGAGGCGAAGCTCGCCGAGCTGGACGGCTACGTCGTCGCCGCGAACATCAACTCGACCCGCCAGACCGTCATCGCCGGCACCTCGAAGGACGTCGAGGCGGCCGTCGAGGCCTTCAACGCGATGGGCATGACCGCTCAGCTCATCCCGGTCTCCCACGCCTTCCACTCGAAGATCGTCGCGCCGGCCACCAAGGTCCTGCGCGAGACCATCGAGTCGATGCCGGTGACGCCCCCGAAGATCCCGATCATCTCGGACGTCGACGGCCAGTTCTACCCCGACACCGAGGCCGGCCTGCCCGAGGTGCGGGACCGCCTGGCCCGGCAGATGGCCTCGCCGGTGCAGTTCGTCGACGGCATCGAGACCCTCCACGCCGCCGGCGCCCGGGTCTTCCTCGAGGTCGGCCCGAAGCGGGTCCTCACCGGCTTCGCCGAGGACATCGTCGGCAGCAGGGAGGGGGTCCTCACGCTCTCGACGAACCACCCCAAGCGGGGTGACGTGGGCAGCTTCCACGACGCCATGTGCGGGCTCCACGCCGCCGGCTTCCCCCGCGCCGCGCAGCGGCCGCGCCCGGTGGCCCTGCCCCCGCCGCAGCCGGTGGCCGCGCCCCCCGCTCCGGTGAGCGCGCCTGCGCCGGTGGCCGCTGCGCCGGCCGCCCCGAGCGCCGCCGGTCCAGACTACCAGGCCCTCGGACACCTCTTCGCCAGCTTCCTGGAGCAGGGGATGGCTCTCTACCAGGGGATCGGGGAGAGGCCGCAGACGCCGACGTTGAGGCCGACGCCGACTGCGGGCCCGGTCGCCACGGCTGCACCCGTGCAGCGGGGGTCCGTCGTGGTCTCGGGCGCCGGCCTGGGCCTGCCCGGCACGAGCGGCCGCGTCTTCGACGACGCCAACATCGATCGCATCCTCGCCGGCGAGAGCTTCATCGAGGCGATCCCCGAGGCGAAGCGCGAGGAGATGCTCGAGCGCAACGTCGTGCGGCTGGTGAAGCGCGACGTCGGCGAGCCCTCGATGGATCCGGTCACCGACACCTCCGAGGTGATCCGCCTGGCCGCCCGCCGGGGCGCCTTCGACCTGGCCGCCGAGTTCGGCATCGACGCCCCCCGGGTCGAGGCCTTCGACATCACCACCCGCCTGGCCATCGGCGCCGCCCTCGAGGCCCTCAAGGACGCGGGCATCCCGCTGGTGCGCCGCTACCGCAAGGCCACGACCGGCAAGATGCTCCCGGGCGCCTGGCAGCTCCCCGAGTCCTTCGCCGACGAGACCGGCATCGTCTTCGCCTCGGCCTTCCCGGGCGTGGACAACCTGGTCGACCACCTCGACCGCTTCCACCGGGGGCGGCTGCAGGAGAAGGTCCTCGCCGAGCTGAAGGAGCTGCGCGAGGGAACCACCGACGCCGAGACGAAGAGCCGCCTCGACGCTCGCATCGCCGAGCTGGAGCAGGCCGCGGCCGAGTCGCGCTACGTCTTCGACCGGCGCTTCCTCTTCCAGATCCTCTCGATGGGTCACTCCCAGCTCGCCGAGCTCCTCGGCGCGCGAGGCCCGAACACCCAGGTGAACGCCGCCTGCGCGTCGACCACCCAGGCCGTGGCCATCGCCGAGGACTGGATCCGCAGCGGGCGCTGCCGCCGGGTGATCGTCGTCGCCGCCGACGACGTCACCTCCGACAACCTGCTGCCCTGGATCGGCACGGGCTTCCTCGCCACCGGCGCGGCCTCCACCGAGGAGGACGTCAAGCGGGCCGCCCTGCCCTTCGATCGCCGCCGCAACGGCATGCTCATCGGCATGGGCGCCTGCGGGCTGGTCCTCGAGGCCGAGGACGCCCTGCGCGAGCGCGGGATGCGCGGCATCTCCGAGCTCCTCTCCAGCGAGGTCGCCAACAGCGGCTTCCACGGCACGCGCCTCGACGTCGCCCACATCGGCGGCATCATGGAGCGGCTGGTGGCGACCGCCGAGCGGCGCCACGGGCTCGCCCGCCGGGAGCTCGCGAAGGAGCTGGTCTTCATCTCCCACGAGACCTACACCCCCGCCCGGGGTGGCAGCGCCTCGGCCGAGGTCCACGCCCTGCGCCAGACCTTCGGCGACGGCGCCGACGACATCGTCATCGCCAACACCAAGGGCTTCACCGGCCACCCCCAGGGGGCGGGCATCGAGGACGCGGTCACCGCGAAGATCCTCCAGAAGGGCATCGTCCCGCCGGTGCCGAACTTCCAGGAGCCCGACCCCGAGCTCGGCGCCCTGAACCTCTCCCGGGGCGGTGCGTACCCGGTGCGCTTCGCCCTGCGCCTGGCCGCGGGCTTCGGCTCGCAGGTGGCCATGAGCCTCTACCGCCGGATCCCCGGCTGTGAGCAGCGCGTCGCCGATCAGGCTGCCTACGATCGGTGGATCGCCGGCCTCGTCGGCCGCGACCAGGCCAACCTCGAGATCGTCGATCGCACCCTGCGGGTGAAGGACGCCGGCGCTCCGGGCGCCGCCGTCGCGGCCTCGCGCTGGACCTTCGGCGACACGCCGGCGGCGCTGGCCGAGGGTGCCGGGCAGCCGGTGGCCCGGGCGCAGCAGGCCATCGCGCCTGCGCTCGCACCTACCCCGGTGACTCCGGCGAGCCCTCCGCCGACGCAGAAGCAGACGCAGACGGCGGCCGTTCCCGCACCCGCACCCGCCGCCGCCGCAGTGGATCCGGTGGAGCAGGCGGTGCTGGCGGTGGTCTCCGCCAAGACGGGGTACGACACGGACATGCTCGAGCTCGACCTCGACCTCGAGGCCGACCTGGGCATCGACACCGTGAAGCAGGCCGAGGTCTTCGGCGAGGTCCGGGAGGCCTTCGACATCCCGCCCCAGGACGACCTGAAGCTCTCGGACTACCCGACCCTGGCGAGCGTGATCGGCTTCGTGCGCAAGCACCGCCCCGACCTCGCGGCGACCGTGCCCGCGCCGGCCCCGGCCGCCCAGGCCGCGCCCGCCCCCGCGCCGCAGGCCGCCCCGGTGGCGGCCGTCGACGTGGTCGCGCGGGCCGTGATGGCCGTCGTCAGCGCCAAGACGGGCTACGACGAGGACATGCTCGAGCTCGACCTCGACCTCGAGGCCGACCTGGGCATCGACACCGTGAAGCAGGCCGAGGTCTTCGGCGAGGTGCGCGAGCAGTTCGGCATCCCGCCCCAGGACGATCTGAAGCTCTCGGACTACCCGAGCCTGCAGCACGTCATCGACTTCGTGCGCAAGCACCGGCCGGATCTCGCGGCCGCGGCGCCCGTTCCAGTGACGGTGATGGGGACGGTGACGGGGACGGCGCCCGTAGCGCCGGCGGCGGATGGTGTGGACCCGGTAGTGGCGGCAGTCCTCTCGGTGGTCAGCGCCAAGACGGGCTACGATCAGGACATGCTCGAGCTCGACCTCGACCTCGAGGCCGACCTGGGCATCGACACCGTGAAGCAGGCCGAAGTCTTCGGGCAGGTGCGCGAGCAGTTCGACATCCCGCCCCAGGACGACCTCAAGCTCTCCGAGTACCCCACCCTGCAGCACGTCATCGACTTCGTGCGGCTGCATCGCTCGGATCTGGCGAGCCCCGAGTCCTGGGGAGCGCCCGCCGCGCCGGTCGAGCCGACCGGTCAGCCGGCGTGGGCCGTGGTCACCGGGGCAAACCCGGTGACGGGACCGGGGACGGGGACGGCGTCCGCAGGGCAGTCGACCGCCGGAATGGACCCGATCGCTCAGGCTGTGATGGCGGTCGTGTCGGAGAAGACGGGGTACGACGAGGACATGCTGGAGCTCGACCTCGATCTCGAGGCCGACCTGGGCATCGACACGGTGAAGCAGGCCGAGGTCTTCGGGCAGGT is a window encoding:
- a CDS encoding SDR family oxidoreductase, encoding MSNAIIDPSQRAVAVVGLGAILPDASDVATFWQNVLAGRSSITEVPASRWSAADYYDPDPAVPDKTYSKIGGWVADQPFDSRKYRIPPKVADQMDEGQRWGVLAAGEALEDLKAPLDLENTGVIVGNAMGGEKHYRSSLRLAEPEILGALEATPGWAGLDAAARQALARGLHDQLAARYPETTEDTMPGELTNIMSGRIAAVFNLRGPNYTTDAACASSLAALDAAIQGLVDRHFDAVVTGGMDRNMGASTFIKFAKIGALSPDGSRPYAAGSNGFVMGEGGALFVLKRLADAERDGDRIYAVIRSVGASSDGKGKGITAPNPIGQILAVQRAWQRAGLEPNTATLIEGHGTSTPVGDVVEVESLAKVIGPGARPGSIALGSIKSQIGHLKSGAGAAGLLKAVLAVHHKVLPPSINFGSPNPNVDYAATPFFVNTEARTWEQPAGVPRRAGVSAFGFGGTNFHVVVEEHQPGVLTARQPMVSVPAAIGAAAQGGVQALPAPLGDLLTLGASSADALASKLGEALETAKRGPLPERVAPSGETLDAPHRLALAFEDREDLLDKGERALQAFAKGKPAAWRRLRSKGGHYGTGDAGKLAFLYPGQGSQYVNMLRSLQDEEVVRRTFAEADEVMTPILGKPLTEYVFFDGDDDAAKAAAEEALKDTTVCQPAVLATSVALTRLLAEHGIVPDMVMGHSLGEWGAVVAAGMLPFDKALVAVSARAQGMAEVSLDDPGKMASVLGARAEVEAKLAELDGYVVAANINSTRQTVIAGTSKDVEAAVEAFNAMGMTAQLIPVSHAFHSKIVAPATKVLRETIESMPVTPPKIPIISDVDGQFYPDTEAGLPEVRDRLARQMASPVQFVDGIETLHAAGARVFLEVGPKRVLTGFAEDIVGSREGVLTLSTNHPKRGDVGSFHDAMCGLHAAGFPRAAQRPRPVALPPPQPVAAPPAPVSAPAPVAAAPAAPSAAGPDYQALGHLFASFLEQGMALYQGIGERPQTPTLRPTPTAGPVATAAPVQRGSVVVSGAGLGLPGTSGRVFDDANIDRILAGESFIEAIPEAKREEMLERNVVRLVKRDVGEPSMDPVTDTSEVIRLAARRGAFDLAAEFGIDAPRVEAFDITTRLAIGAALEALKDAGIPLVRRYRKATTGKMLPGAWQLPESFADETGIVFASAFPGVDNLVDHLDRFHRGRLQEKVLAELKELREGTTDAETKSRLDARIAELEQAAAESRYVFDRRFLFQILSMGHSQLAELLGARGPNTQVNAACASTTQAVAIAEDWIRSGRCRRVIVVAADDVTSDNLLPWIGTGFLATGAASTEEDVKRAALPFDRRRNGMLIGMGACGLVLEAEDALRERGMRGISELLSSEVANSGFHGTRLDVAHIGGIMERLVATAERRHGLARRELAKELVFISHETYTPARGGSASAEVHALRQTFGDGADDIVIANTKGFTGHPQGAGIEDAVTAKILQKGIVPPVPNFQEPDPELGALNLSRGGAYPVRFALRLAAGFGSQVAMSLYRRIPGCEQRVADQAAYDRWIAGLVGRDQANLEIVDRTLRVKDAGAPGAAVAASRWTFGDTPAALAEGAGQPVARAQQAIAPALAPTPVTPASPPPTQKQTQTAAVPAPAPAAAAVDPVEQAVLAVVSAKTGYDTDMLELDLDLEADLGIDTVKQAEVFGEVREAFDIPPQDDLKLSDYPTLASVIGFVRKHRPDLAATVPAPAPAAQAAPAPAPQAAPVAAVDVVARAVMAVVSAKTGYDEDMLELDLDLEADLGIDTVKQAEVFGEVREQFGIPPQDDLKLSDYPSLQHVIDFVRKHRPDLAAAAPVPVTVMGTVTGTAPVAPAADGVDPVVAAVLSVVSAKTGYDQDMLELDLDLEADLGIDTVKQAEVFGQVREQFDIPPQDDLKLSEYPTLQHVIDFVRLHRSDLASPESWGAPAAPVEPTGQPAWAVVTGANPVTGPGTGTASAGQSTAGMDPIAQAVMAVVSEKTGYDEDMLELDLDLEADLGIDTVKQAEVFGQVREQFGIPPQDDLKLSEYPTLQHVIDFVRKHRPDAGAATAGASEPAAGPAAEAGGSEAALADRGRELARVPVPMVRAPLALCGPTGVSAEGRILVVCDGGGAGAQLAKALTERGASVAKVEVRKDPAAFEEEVREWASEGPVKGAFVLTGLDPMPAFADLDLAAWRKLNDDRVKLLRSTARALYEALGEAGTFLFTATRLGGLHGYGEEGALNPVSGAVTGFTKALARERPEALVKVVDFAEGATALDVAATLLAELERDRGVTEVGHLGDLRYTLGLQAHAEMPLGERRPLVLGRETVFLVTGGAGAVTTAIVNDLARASKGTFHLLDARPMPDEAMKADVAKLGADREGLKREVFERIKAAGGRATPVEVEKTLFDLERAGAILQVLADVEAAGGKAHYHSVDVTSDEAMGAVFRAIRAESKKVNVILHAAGLERSRALDAKEIAEWDLVFGVKSDGLFNLLKNTEADPPEAVVFFSSVAGRFGNAGQTDYSSGNDLMCKVASYWAARHPFHLAVSLDWTAWGGLGMATRGNIPEAMARAGIEMLEPSDGVPVIRQALESGFSGEAVIGRRLGILLEPPAGGELAMSALQRQDAERTLEVVSVEQNPHLGIAVTLRADPTAEPFLHDHQIEGTPVLPGVMGLEAFAETARLLLPRHTIKAMEEVSFEAPLKYFRGEARTMLVQARPFRVRDEIHLQVALSSSQALVGGRTQEKVHFSARVVLVSDREHLPEPEALPRPKDADAALDREAIYRVFFHGPAYQVLSKIERSNGGLRGVFQDELPAGTSRGGEGLFLPRLVEFGFQSAGVWEIGATGQLGLPSKLERVTVWPQAARGALLAEVASAGSAEAPAFDIVVRDTEGRVHAKLEGYRTSQLPGALAEEELAPFREVVPAT